Proteins encoded in a region of the Pseudomonas syringae KCTC 12500 genome:
- a CDS encoding HpcH/HpaI aldolase family protein, whose product MLRTNALKSRIADGQPAHGVISSIPAPAAIELIAEAGFDFVIIDMEHVLINPETVENMIRVAESYDLTPLVRVADLNPKTLLRLLDGGAQGIVLPMIESPEQLADAIAACKYHPLGRRSLNAGRPGSFGKHSLAQYVEAANQQIMVVAMIESAEGVRRAAEIASVPGLDMILEGAADLSQSLGMPWQIDQPDVQNALLATWQATHAAGVAYCAIPRQPGDAARWQARGVNTFVLGDERGIAFRALQARLAQHSAEGK is encoded by the coding sequence ATGCTGAGGACCAATGCGCTCAAAAGCAGAATTGCCGACGGACAGCCTGCACACGGGGTGATCAGTTCGATCCCGGCCCCGGCCGCTATCGAGTTGATCGCTGAAGCCGGGTTCGACTTCGTGATCATCGACATGGAACACGTCCTGATCAACCCGGAAACCGTGGAAAACATGATCCGTGTGGCAGAGAGCTACGACCTCACACCACTGGTGCGGGTCGCCGATCTCAACCCGAAAACCCTGCTGCGCCTGCTCGATGGCGGCGCGCAGGGCATTGTCTTGCCGATGATAGAGAGTCCCGAGCAACTGGCGGATGCGATTGCCGCCTGCAAATACCACCCGCTGGGTCGTCGCAGCCTCAATGCCGGACGTCCCGGCTCGTTCGGCAAGCACAGCCTGGCGCAGTACGTGGAGGCCGCCAATCAACAGATCATGGTGGTGGCGATGATCGAAAGCGCCGAAGGCGTACGCCGTGCCGCCGAGATCGCCAGCGTGCCGGGGCTGGACATGATTCTTGAAGGCGCGGCAGACCTGTCGCAGTCACTGGGCATGCCCTGGCAGATCGATCAACCAGATGTACAAAACGCGCTGCTTGCGACTTGGCAAGCCACCCACGCGGCGGGCGTCGCCTATTGCGCGATCCCTCGTCAACCCGGTGACGCCGCCCGCTGGCAGGCTCGCGGGGTCAACACCTTTGTCCTCGGGGATGAGCGCGGCATTGCCTTTCGCGCGCTTCAGGCCCGCCTGGCTCAACATTCAGCAGAAGGAAAATAA
- a CDS encoding IucA/IucC family protein, whose translation MNFTSLAADLVMQDLVDCLLAEDFFGREPLRLQDSSQWQLRHPQAPQLVEQGSAQQIWEWCCDDSEQRFISIALRPGITQQWEKVPGTPVLGRQDERWTQLSPEDFMKWVFAGKATLLQDSERQDNEKGIALFLDVLRISVWQTALSLDHKVDEQNLMAQDGATFFRTMEQWASLRDRPYHPLAKAKQGLNEQEYLQYQAEFARPVALNWVAVDKTLLQCGDGVEDLNASFPARYLLPENLQAELDREMQARGIAGSHVALPVHPWQFEHVLQVQLGDAFAKGDCQRLDFNQAQVHATSSLRSMTPCFNSADYLKLPMAIYSLGASRYLPAVKMINGGLSEKLLRQVVDKDKTLSRSLHLCDERKWWAFMPPQATLFDEGPRHLSAMVRGYPAALLDDPECRLLPMAALGTPLPGSNRHFFDEWMDYRDLPRNQASVLTLFRELSHSFFDINLRMFRLGMLGEVHGQNAVMVWKAGQAQGLLLRDHDSLRIFVPWLERNGMHDPEYRIKKGHANTLYHDRPEDLLFWLQTLGIQVNVRAIMDTLAQVYDVPVTALWTVLRDVLDNLITTIEFDDEARGMIRQQLFEAPNWPQKLLLTPMIERAGGPGSMPFGKGEVVNPFHRLRRAT comes from the coding sequence ATGAACTTCACTTCACTCGCCGCTGACCTGGTCATGCAGGATTTGGTCGATTGCCTGCTGGCTGAGGACTTCTTTGGTCGCGAGCCATTGCGCCTGCAGGACAGCAGCCAATGGCAGCTGCGCCACCCGCAGGCTCCGCAACTGGTAGAGCAGGGCAGCGCGCAGCAAATCTGGGAGTGGTGCTGCGATGATTCGGAGCAACGCTTCATCAGCATCGCGTTGCGCCCCGGCATCACCCAGCAATGGGAAAAAGTGCCCGGCACCCCGGTACTGGGCCGACAGGACGAGCGCTGGACGCAGTTGTCGCCGGAAGACTTCATGAAGTGGGTGTTCGCCGGCAAGGCGACGCTGCTTCAGGACAGCGAGCGTCAGGACAACGAAAAGGGTATCGCGCTGTTTCTCGATGTGTTGCGCATCAGTGTCTGGCAGACCGCGCTGTCGCTGGACCACAAGGTCGACGAGCAGAACCTGATGGCTCAGGACGGCGCAACCTTCTTCAGAACCATGGAGCAGTGGGCGTCGCTGCGTGATCGCCCTTATCACCCGCTAGCCAAGGCCAAACAAGGCTTGAACGAACAGGAATACCTACAGTACCAGGCCGAGTTCGCCCGGCCGGTAGCGCTGAACTGGGTGGCCGTCGACAAGACCTTGCTGCAATGCGGCGACGGCGTGGAGGACTTGAATGCATCCTTTCCGGCACGCTATCTGCTGCCCGAGAACCTGCAAGCAGAGCTTGACCGGGAGATGCAGGCGCGTGGCATTGCCGGCAGCCATGTTGCGCTGCCGGTTCACCCGTGGCAGTTCGAGCATGTCTTGCAGGTCCAGCTGGGCGATGCGTTCGCCAAGGGCGATTGCCAGCGGCTTGATTTCAATCAGGCGCAGGTGCATGCCACTTCGTCGCTGCGTTCGATGACACCGTGCTTCAACAGCGCTGACTACCTGAAGCTGCCCATGGCGATTTATTCGCTCGGCGCTTCGCGCTATCTGCCAGCGGTCAAAATGATCAACGGCGGGCTGAGCGAAAAACTGCTGCGTCAGGTGGTCGACAAAGATAAAACCCTGAGCCGTTCGCTGCACTTGTGCGACGAACGCAAATGGTGGGCATTCATGCCGCCACAAGCCACGCTGTTCGACGAAGGACCTCGGCATCTTTCGGCCATGGTGCGCGGCTATCCGGCCGCGTTGCTCGATGATCCGGAGTGCCGCCTGCTGCCCATGGCGGCGCTGGGTACACCGCTACCGGGGAGTAATCGGCATTTCTTCGACGAGTGGATGGACTACCGCGACCTGCCGCGCAATCAGGCTTCGGTACTGACACTGTTTCGCGAGTTGAGCCACAGTTTCTTTGACATCAACCTGCGTATGTTCCGCCTGGGAATGCTCGGCGAAGTGCATGGTCAGAACGCGGTCATGGTCTGGAAAGCCGGACAGGCTCAAGGGCTGCTGTTGCGTGACCACGACTCGTTGCGTATTTTCGTGCCCTGGCTGGAGCGCAACGGCATGCACGACCCGGAGTATCGAATCAAGAAAGGGCATGCCAATACGCTTTATCATGACCGCCCCGAGGACTTGCTGTTCTGGCTGCAGACGCTGGGTATTCAGGTAAACGTGCGGGCAATCATGGATACTCTGGCGCAAGTGTATGACGTACCGGTCACTGCGCTGTGGACCGTATTGCGCGATGTTCTGGATAATCTGATCACAACCATCGAATTTGACGACGAGGCGCGTGGCATGATCAGGCAACAACTGTTCGAAGCCCCCAACTGGCCGCAGAAACTTCTGCTGACGCCTATGATCGAGCGCGCGGGCGGTCCGGGCAGCATGCCGTTCGGCAAGGGTGAAGTGGTCAACCCGTTCCACAGGTTGCGCCGTGCAACCTGA
- a CDS encoding type III PLP-dependent enzyme, with translation MHKVPETVLAAIKEARALETDPLAAFVYDLDALQQHVSEVMAALPAGVELYYAIKANSEALMLETLAPLVSGFEISSGGEIERVMACPTRKPYVFSGPGKLDSDLRSALLNKVEAIHLESLNEIARLQQLAEQAGRVQPVFLRINPQLPAAQSSRLAMAGTATPFGIDEADLAEAVRRVDNASHLMLKGFHVHAMSHQMSVERHEQLLDFYLQRWQEWKALARDPSQLTHFNVGGGIGVDYLNSQQFDWQRLCRYLEKRLGEQHDAPILRFEPGRFISAYCGYYAIEVLDSKTSHGEHFLVCRGGTHQFRLPVAQSHDHPVIHLPNALQTTESPEQAYTIVGQLCTPKDVLSRRQPLKGVNIGDLLVLPLAGAYGYNISHADFLCHPRPSQHFVRNGERVRQ, from the coding sequence ATGCATAAGGTGCCGGAAACCGTACTGGCGGCCATCAAAGAGGCTCGGGCGCTGGAAACCGATCCGCTGGCGGCCTTTGTCTACGATCTGGACGCGCTGCAGCAGCATGTCAGTGAAGTCATGGCGGCGCTGCCTGCAGGTGTCGAGCTGTATTACGCGATCAAGGCCAACAGCGAGGCGCTGATGCTGGAAACCCTGGCCCCGCTGGTCAGTGGCTTTGAAATTTCCTCTGGGGGCGAGATCGAGCGAGTGATGGCCTGTCCGACACGCAAGCCCTACGTGTTCTCGGGCCCAGGCAAACTCGATTCCGATCTGCGTTCGGCCTTGCTGAACAAGGTTGAAGCCATCCACCTGGAGAGCCTCAACGAAATCGCGCGTCTGCAGCAGCTCGCCGAACAAGCTGGGCGCGTGCAGCCGGTATTCCTGCGCATCAACCCGCAACTGCCCGCTGCGCAGTCGAGCAGGCTGGCGATGGCCGGGACCGCGACACCGTTCGGCATTGACGAAGCCGACCTGGCCGAGGCGGTCAGACGCGTGGACAACGCCAGTCACCTGATGCTCAAGGGCTTCCACGTACACGCCATGTCGCATCAGATGTCGGTCGAACGTCATGAGCAGTTGCTCGATTTCTACCTGCAGCGCTGGCAGGAATGGAAGGCTCTGGCCCGCGACCCAAGCCAGCTCACCCATTTCAACGTCGGCGGTGGCATTGGCGTCGATTACCTCAACAGTCAGCAATTCGACTGGCAGCGGCTGTGCCGTTATCTGGAAAAACGCCTGGGCGAGCAGCACGATGCGCCGATCCTGCGCTTTGAGCCGGGACGCTTCATCAGCGCCTACTGTGGTTATTACGCCATTGAGGTGCTGGACAGCAAAACCAGCCACGGCGAGCATTTTCTGGTCTGCCGAGGCGGAACTCACCAGTTTCGCCTGCCGGTCGCGCAAAGCCATGACCATCCGGTTATCCACCTGCCGAATGCACTGCAGACCACTGAGTCGCCAGAGCAGGCTTACACCATTGTCGGGCAGCTGTGCACGCCCAAGGACGTACTGAGCCGTCGCCAGCCACTCAAAGGTGTGAACATTGGTGATCTGCTGGTCCTGCCTTTGGCGGGGGCGTATGGCTACAACATCTCCCACGCCGACTTTCTCTGCCATCCACGACCGTCACAGCACTTCGTGCGCAACGGCGAACGGGTTCGCCAATGA
- a CDS encoding IucA/IucC family protein produces the protein MATPLPLQRNAASTTTTTGTGAWLAHVSAERYQQVQRRVIGQLLQTLLYEAALPYRCEPLDDHRHRFVVAVSDGVEYRCDGLLSTSFELIRLDHATLERVDSAGERSVPDLHLALTELLSPFKDSPHLTRFIQEIEQTQLKDLQARNQGYQPARPAHQLDVDALEQHFMDAHSYHPCYKSRIGFSLADNRHYGPEFATPFAVVWLAVAKSSASVGHSRSMDFQAFIRQELGIQRWHEITRELAEQGKSIDDYQLMPVHPWQWDNVTVSTFYPELASGELIYLGTSTDSYKAQQSIRTLANASQPQRPYVKLAMSMTNTSSTRILARHTVLNGPIITDWLHQLIATDSTAQALDFVILGEVAGVSFDYRHLPESRSAQTYGTLGAIWRESLHQYLRDDEQAVPFNGLSHVENRYGDGQQTPFIDAWVNQYGLKEWTRQLLQVTVPPIIHMLYAEGIGMESHGQNIVLIVKQGWPQRIALKDFHDGVRYSPAHLGRPELCPELVPLPASHAKLNRNSFIITDDVNAVRDFSCDCFFFICLAEMAIFLRQQYQLDEALFWQMTAEVILDYQRAHPQHRDRFGLFDVFAPLYEVEELTKRRLLGDGERRFRSVPNPLHTYRPQ, from the coding sequence ATGGCTACCCCTTTACCGCTGCAACGTAACGCCGCTTCGACAACGACAACGACGGGTACTGGTGCCTGGCTGGCCCACGTCAGCGCCGAGCGCTATCAGCAAGTGCAACGCCGAGTGATCGGCCAACTGCTGCAAACCTTGCTGTACGAGGCGGCGCTGCCTTACCGCTGTGAGCCGCTGGATGATCATCGGCATCGTTTTGTCGTGGCCGTCAGCGACGGTGTGGAATACCGCTGCGACGGTCTGCTGAGCACCAGCTTCGAGCTGATCCGCCTGGATCACGCCACGCTTGAGCGGGTGGACAGTGCCGGCGAACGCAGCGTGCCGGATCTGCATCTGGCGTTGACCGAGCTGCTCAGCCCGTTCAAGGACAGCCCGCACCTGACGCGCTTCATCCAGGAAATCGAACAGACCCAGCTCAAGGACCTGCAGGCGCGTAATCAGGGTTATCAGCCCGCCAGGCCTGCGCATCAGCTGGATGTCGACGCGCTTGAGCAGCATTTCATGGATGCCCACAGCTACCACCCATGTTACAAGTCGCGGATCGGCTTTTCCCTGGCTGACAACCGCCACTACGGACCAGAATTTGCCACGCCTTTCGCGGTGGTCTGGCTGGCCGTGGCGAAATCGAGCGCCTCGGTCGGCCACTCGCGGAGCATGGATTTTCAGGCGTTCATTCGTCAGGAACTGGGCATACAACGCTGGCACGAAATAACCCGAGAACTGGCCGAGCAGGGCAAGTCGATCGACGACTATCAACTGATGCCGGTGCATCCGTGGCAGTGGGATAACGTCACGGTGTCGACCTTCTACCCGGAACTGGCCAGCGGCGAGCTGATTTACCTGGGAACTTCGACCGATAGCTACAAGGCTCAGCAGTCCATTCGCACGCTGGCCAACGCCAGTCAGCCACAGCGCCCTTACGTCAAGCTGGCGATGAGCATGACCAATACCTCCAGCACACGCATCCTGGCGCGCCACACGGTGTTGAACGGCCCGATCATCACTGATTGGCTGCACCAGTTGATCGCAACCGACAGCACCGCTCAAGCGCTGGATTTCGTGATTCTCGGTGAGGTGGCGGGGGTGAGCTTTGATTACCGCCATCTGCCGGAATCACGTTCGGCGCAGACCTACGGCACGCTGGGCGCCATATGGCGGGAAAGCCTGCATCAATACCTCCGGGACGACGAGCAGGCGGTGCCGTTCAACGGCCTCAGCCATGTAGAAAACCGTTACGGTGATGGCCAGCAGACGCCATTCATAGATGCATGGGTCAACCAGTACGGGCTCAAGGAATGGACCCGCCAACTGCTGCAGGTCACGGTGCCGCCGATCATTCATATGCTCTATGCCGAAGGCATCGGCATGGAGTCCCACGGCCAGAACATCGTGCTGATCGTCAAGCAGGGCTGGCCGCAGCGCATCGCCCTCAAGGACTTCCATGACGGCGTGCGTTATTCACCTGCGCACCTCGGACGTCCCGAACTGTGCCCGGAGCTGGTTCCGCTGCCCGCCAGCCACGCGAAGCTCAACCGCAACTCGTTCATCATCACCGATGACGTCAACGCGGTGCGCGATTTCTCCTGTGACTGTTTCTTCTTCATCTGCCTGGCTGAAATGGCGATTTTCCTGCGTCAGCAATACCAGTTGGACGAGGCACTGTTCTGGCAGATGACCGCCGAGGTCATTCTCGACTATCAGCGTGCTCACCCGCAGCATCGCGACCGTTTCGGGCTGTTTGACGTGTTTGCGCCCTTGTACGAAGTGGAAGAACTGACCAAGCGCCGCCTGCTGGGGGATGGCGAGCGGCGCTTCCGCTCGGTTCCTAACCCACTGCACACCTACAGGCCGCAATGA
- a CDS encoding DHA2 family efflux MFS transporter permease subunit: MSFNVPRRWVVFNVLLGTLTVSLSNSSLNPALPTFMDAFRIGPLLATWIVAGFMTSMGMTMPLTSFLSQRIGRKRLYLWGVALFIGGSLLGALADSIALVITARVVQGIASGLMIPLSLAIIFSVYEKHERGRVTGLWSAAVMLAPALGPLCGSLMLEWFSWRSLFLMNVPIGLLALLLGVGVLPDSEPAERKPFDLIGYLLVASGIGLLMIAISRMHHAQALLDPVNQAMVLVAVACLVAFVRVELSRQAPLLNLRLFNLRGYRLSVIIAVVQSVGMFECLVLLPLLVQSVLGYNPIWTGLALLCTASFASLFGQWGGKALDRHGPRTVVAVGLLLTGVSTLALGMLKADAAIGVVFVLMMIRGAGLGLSYMPVTTAGLNALPEPMVTQGAAMNNISRRLVASLAIVIASLWLEFRLNTAGPAATPSAISEVFIATGLLILLALPCAWRFPLNDERAEAQPDAVEPR; this comes from the coding sequence ATGAGTTTCAACGTCCCACGCCGCTGGGTGGTGTTCAACGTGCTGCTCGGTACGCTGACGGTCAGCCTGAGCAACAGCTCGCTCAACCCGGCGCTGCCGACCTTCATGGACGCATTCAGGATCGGCCCGCTGCTGGCCACCTGGATTGTCGCCGGGTTCATGACCAGCATGGGCATGACCATGCCGCTGACCAGTTTCCTCAGTCAGCGCATCGGACGCAAACGCTTGTACCTGTGGGGGGTGGCACTGTTCATCGGCGGTTCGCTGTTGGGCGCGCTGGCCGACTCCATCGCACTGGTGATCACCGCACGGGTGGTACAGGGCATTGCCAGCGGGCTGATGATCCCGTTGTCGCTGGCGATCATCTTCTCGGTGTATGAAAAGCACGAACGGGGCAGAGTGACCGGGCTTTGGAGCGCAGCAGTGATGCTCGCACCGGCGCTTGGTCCGCTGTGTGGCAGCCTGATGCTGGAGTGGTTCAGCTGGCGCTCGCTGTTCCTGATGAATGTACCCATCGGCCTGCTGGCACTGCTGCTGGGCGTCGGCGTGCTGCCGGACTCCGAACCTGCCGAGCGCAAGCCGTTCGACCTGATCGGCTACCTGCTGGTGGCGTCGGGCATCGGCTTGCTGATGATCGCCATCAGCCGCATGCACCATGCCCAGGCGCTGCTCGATCCGGTCAATCAGGCCATGGTGCTGGTCGCGGTGGCTTGTCTGGTGGCGTTCGTACGTGTCGAGTTGAGTCGACAGGCACCGCTGCTGAATCTGCGCCTGTTCAACCTGCGCGGTTATCGCCTGAGCGTGATCATCGCCGTGGTGCAATCGGTCGGCATGTTCGAGTGTCTGGTGCTGTTGCCGCTGCTGGTGCAGAGCGTGCTGGGCTACAACCCGATCTGGACCGGCCTGGCGCTGCTGTGTACCGCCAGCTTCGCGAGCCTGTTCGGCCAGTGGGGCGGCAAGGCACTGGACCGCCATGGCCCGCGCACCGTCGTCGCCGTCGGACTGCTGTTGACCGGCGTTTCGACCCTGGCGCTGGGCATGCTCAAGGCCGATGCCGCGATCGGCGTGGTGTTCGTGCTGATGATGATTCGTGGCGCCGGCCTCGGGCTCTCCTACATGCCAGTGACCACGGCGGGGCTCAATGCCTTGCCCGAGCCGATGGTCACTCAGGGCGCTGCGATGAACAACATTTCCCGGCGTCTGGTCGCGTCGCTTGCCATCGTCATCGCATCGCTGTGGCTGGAGTTTCGCCTCAACACCGCGGGACCGGCCGCCACGCCCTCTGCCATCAGTGAGGTGTTCATCGCCACCGGCCTGCTGATCCTGCTGGCACTGCCCTGTGCCTGGCGTTTCCCCCTTAACGACGAGCGCGCCGAGGCCCAGCCCGACGCGGTCGAACCCCGATAA